A window of the Pedobacter frigiditerrae genome harbors these coding sequences:
- the rpsF gene encoding 30S ribosomal protein S6, translating into MNQYETVIVLTPLLSDDVAKEALAKYKSIITDSGAEIIAEDNWGLRKLAYPIEKKASGFFHLTEYKAEGELINKLELELKRDERVLRFLTVRLDRHAIAYSEKKRSGAFNKKPKKEEAGA; encoded by the coding sequence ATCAGTACGAAACTGTTATCGTTCTTACCCCGTTGTTGTCAGATGATGTTGCGAAAGAGGCTTTAGCCAAATACAAAAGCATTATTACTGATAGCGGAGCCGAAATTATCGCAGAAGATAATTGGGGTTTGAGAAAATTAGCGTATCCGATTGAAAAAAAAGCAAGCGGATTTTTCCATCTTACAGAATACAAAGCTGAAGGGGAATTAATTAACAAGTTAGAGTTAGAATTAAAACGCGACGAGCGTGTTTTACGTTTCTTAACTGTAAGATTAGATCGCCATGCGATTGCTTACAGCGAGAAAAAACGCAGTGGAGCTTTTAACAAAAAACCTAAGAAAGAGGAGGCTGGAGCATAA
- the rpsR gene encoding 30S ribosomal protein S18: MAKDQIQYVTAPKVDDNRKKYCRFRKNGIKYIDYKDANFLLKFINDQGKILPRRLTGTSLKFQRKVAQAVKRARHIGLLPFVTDQLK; encoded by the coding sequence ATGGCAAAGGATCAAATACAATATGTTACCGCTCCAAAAGTGGACGATAACAGAAAAAAATACTGCCGTTTCAGAAAAAATGGTATTAAGTATATCGATTACAAAGACGCAAACTTCTTGTTAAAATTCATCAATGATCAAGGTAAAATTTTACCTCGCCGTTTAACTGGTACTTCATTGAAATTTCAACGTAAAGTGGCTCAAGCGGTTAAACGTGCACGTCACATCGGTTTGTTACCTTTCGTTACTGACCAATTAAAATAA
- the rplI gene encoding 50S ribosomal protein L9: MEIILKQDIKSLGEKDDIVTVKPGYGRNYLIPQGFGQLATPSAKKVLAENLKQAAFKQDKIKKDAEGIATRLTDVKLSIGAKAGETGKIFGAVNTIMIADALKAQGFDVDRRRITFETEPKMVGEYVANLNLHKEVKVKVPFEVVAE; encoded by the coding sequence ATGGAAATTATTTTAAAGCAAGATATCAAATCACTAGGTGAGAAAGATGATATCGTTACGGTAAAACCAGGTTACGGTCGTAATTACTTAATCCCTCAAGGATTTGGTCAATTGGCTACACCATCTGCTAAAAAAGTATTGGCAGAAAACTTAAAGCAAGCTGCTTTTAAACAAGATAAAATTAAGAAAGATGCTGAAGGTATTGCAACTCGTTTAACTGATGTTAAATTGAGTATCGGTGCTAAAGCTGGCGAAACAGGTAAGATTTTTGGTGCTGTAAACACTATCATGATTGCTGATGCATTAAAAGCTCAAGGTTTTGATGTAGATCGTCGTCGTATTACTTTCGAAACTGAACCTAAAATGGTTGGCGAATATGTGGCTAACTTAAACTTACACAAAGAAGTGAAAGTTAAAGTTCCTTTCGAAGTAGTAGCTGAGTAA
- a CDS encoding DUF1801 domain-containing protein, with protein MAKSKLSDSQQVDELISKLDAELKTTVQTIRELILAIDEEIAEQVKWNSPSFYFTGEMKPFDPKEYKRDIVVCNIHRGKILLVFPTGAKVKSLLKGNDYPDGRKIIAVEDLTAITIELQQLIKDWVAMVDRE; from the coding sequence ATGGCAAAATCTAAACTATCTGATAGCCAGCAAGTGGATGAATTGATTTCTAAACTAGATGCTGAGCTTAAGACAACTGTTCAGACGATTAGAGAGCTCATCTTAGCTATAGACGAAGAAATTGCGGAACAAGTAAAATGGAATAGTCCGAGTTTTTACTTTACTGGCGAGATGAAACCTTTTGACCCAAAAGAGTATAAAAGAGATATCGTAGTTTGCAATATCCATCGAGGTAAAATCTTATTGGTTTTCCCTACTGGAGCAAAGGTTAAAAGTCTATTGAAAGGAAATGATTATCCCGATGGGAGGAAAATTATTGCCGTTGAAGATTTAACAGCTATCACCATTGAGTTGCAACAGCTGATTAAAGATTGGGTAGCAATGGTGGATAGGGAATAG
- a CDS encoding DUF1080 domain-containing protein, with protein MKILSYCFALIAFLFLLSAKSTVNEKPEWVSLFNGKDIKDWNVKIHHHDYNVNFGNTFRVEDGIVKVRYDQYGDFNDQFGHLYYKTPFSYYHLKLEYRFVGKLQKGAPSYTLLNSGVMFHSQDPKTMPKEQDWPISIEMQFLAGLGDGKPRPTGNMCSPGTNVVYKGKIAADHCINSTSKTYDGDQWVKAELIVLGDSLITHIINGDTVLKYSKPQIGGDVANRYDPKIKIDGKMLKEGFIALQSEGQPIDFRNIKIKDLTSIKKK; from the coding sequence ATGAAAATCCTGTCTTACTGTTTTGCCCTAATTGCTTTTTTATTTCTTCTATCTGCTAAATCTACAGTAAATGAAAAACCAGAGTGGGTTTCTTTATTTAATGGAAAAGACATTAAAGACTGGAACGTAAAAATCCACCATCACGACTATAATGTGAATTTTGGCAATACATTTAGAGTTGAAGACGGCATAGTTAAAGTAAGGTATGATCAGTATGGTGATTTTAATGACCAATTTGGTCATCTTTATTACAAAACTCCCTTCTCATATTATCATTTAAAATTAGAATATCGTTTTGTGGGCAAGCTGCAAAAAGGCGCTCCAAGTTATACCTTACTCAATAGCGGCGTAATGTTTCATTCACAAGACCCTAAAACAATGCCTAAAGAGCAAGATTGGCCAATTTCTATAGAAATGCAGTTCTTAGCTGGTTTGGGAGATGGCAAGCCTAGACCAACAGGCAATATGTGTTCGCCTGGTACAAACGTAGTGTACAAAGGGAAAATAGCCGCTGATCACTGTATCAATTCTACTTCAAAAACCTATGATGGTGATCAATGGGTAAAAGCAGAACTCATTGTATTAGGAGACTCACTAATTACACACATTATTAATGGAGATACTGTTTTAAAATATTCGAAACCTCAAATTGGTGGTGATGTAGCCAATAGATATGATCCAAAGATTAAAATTGACGGAAAAATGCTTAAAGAAGGTTTTATTGCTTTGCAGAGCGAAGGGCAACCTATTGACTTTAGAAACATAAAAATTAAGGACCTAACTTCGATTAAGAAAAAGTAA
- the mtgA gene encoding monofunctional biosynthetic peptidoglycan transglycosylase produces MAKRTSKTTTKPSLFKRILIVSGKVILWFILFSVIWVLAYRFINPPITPLMVQRNWERSSKDLPAKADRKWVDFENISDNMKRAAVSAEDQLFLQHMGFDIKAIEKAYAANEKKKNQKKKKVIGGSTISQQTAKNVFLWPGRSYIRKGFEAYFTLLIELLWSKERILEVYLNVIEMGDGIYGAEAASQAYFGSSCEKMTKDEASLLAACFPNPRRWTPNKPTAYIRHKQYLIKRNMRRLGPLDF; encoded by the coding sequence ATGGCCAAAAGAACTAGCAAAACAACAACTAAACCATCTTTATTTAAGCGTATTTTAATCGTATCAGGCAAAGTAATACTTTGGTTTATACTGTTTAGCGTAATTTGGGTTTTAGCTTATCGTTTCATTAATCCACCGATAACACCTTTAATGGTGCAACGTAACTGGGAGCGTTCGTCAAAAGACTTACCAGCAAAGGCCGACCGCAAATGGGTTGATTTTGAAAACATCTCAGATAACATGAAACGTGCTGCTGTATCTGCAGAAGATCAGTTGTTTTTGCAACACATGGGATTTGATATTAAAGCCATTGAAAAGGCTTACGCTGCAAATGAGAAAAAGAAAAACCAGAAAAAGAAAAAGGTAATAGGCGGAAGCACCATTTCACAACAAACTGCCAAAAATGTATTTCTATGGCCAGGTCGTTCGTATATAAGAAAAGGTTTTGAAGCTTACTTTACCTTGTTAATTGAGTTGCTCTGGAGTAAGGAGCGCATTCTAGAAGTTTATTTAAACGTTATAGAAATGGGCGATGGCATTTATGGAGCAGAAGCAGCAAGTCAAGCTTATTTTGGCTCGTCGTGTGAGAAAATGACAAAAGATGAAGCATCATTGTTGGCAGCTTGTTTCCCAAATCCTAGAAGATGGACTCCAAATAAACCAACAGCATATATTAGGCACAAACAATATTTAATCAAAAGAAATATGAGGAGATTGGGTCCGCTTGATTTTTAA
- a CDS encoding AsmA family protein, with protein sequence MARWLKISLKVLASLFVLIVIVWLGAAYYINHNNKAILNTILSQLNANVNGKIEVGGMETTILKGFPGVSVSLKKVQLRDSLWTQHKHDLLNADDIDVSLNIFSLITGNIKINKIGINNAGIYIYTDSSGYTNTSMFKPKSPGKPKSKKDQTAFEIKHVDFNNVKLVVDNQKRFKLFNFQIEEVNGKIDYPDSGWNGKLKLKTMVNSFAFNTRKGSFIKDKTLQGTLIAHYNTEKKMVTIDPEELVIGGDEFIIGAKIDLAKNESAFAIDIRADQILYKNIALLLSPNISSKLLKFAIDKPIDIIGHIIDDGSKTGKDPLIDVRMNVKDNVVTIPSGQLTNCNFTGTFTNKDTVGHPIGDENSAIKFYGLTADYYNAPIKVDTFLVSNLARPIATGFITSQFPLEKLNSSIGGETFNFKNGTADVRLYCKADIDNFTFTKPTLTGFVDIKNADITYIPRNLTLINSSLTLNFNQKDLNITGSRFQLGKSVLNMNCSIQNFLNFYYTDPEKILVKLNMNSPQLNLGEFMSFLGQRKTVKRKPSSKNAVKEVSDQLSAVLEAAKVQILLNVNKAIYKRFVANNLKADVSLLNDGIYFNKINVSHAGGNLNLTGNVKQLGAINKFTINSVISKVNVKEFFYAFDNFGQTSITNQNLKGYLSAKVNASGSMTDKGQVVSRAMYGQVIFNLSNAALMGFEPLQKVQKLAFANRDFSNITIDNLDGTFTLNGDRVLISPMQVNTSVLNFNMQGIYGLGAGTDIAMDIPLRNPKKDEGITDKEEKKIARMKGIVLHLKAIDDGKGGIKVRWNKDHD encoded by the coding sequence ATGGCTCGCTGGCTCAAAATCTCCCTTAAAGTTCTAGCTTCTCTTTTTGTGCTCATCGTTATCGTGTGGTTGGGAGCAGCCTATTACATCAACCATAACAACAAGGCGATTTTAAACACCATCCTTAGTCAACTTAACGCTAATGTGAATGGCAAAATTGAGGTTGGCGGGATGGAAACAACTATACTTAAAGGATTTCCTGGTGTATCGGTTTCCTTAAAAAAGGTACAACTAAGAGACAGCCTCTGGACACAACACAAACATGATTTGCTAAACGCGGATGATATTGATGTTTCGCTCAATATTTTTTCGCTCATTACAGGCAACATCAAAATCAATAAAATTGGGATCAATAATGCTGGTATTTACATTTACACAGACAGTTCAGGCTATACCAATACGAGTATGTTTAAGCCTAAATCGCCTGGCAAACCTAAGTCTAAGAAAGACCAAACAGCATTCGAAATTAAGCACGTAGACTTTAATAATGTAAAACTAGTAGTTGATAACCAAAAACGCTTTAAGCTGTTTAACTTTCAGATTGAAGAAGTAAATGGGAAAATTGATTACCCAGATTCTGGTTGGAATGGAAAATTAAAGCTTAAAACAATGGTTAACAGTTTTGCATTTAACACCAGAAAGGGAAGTTTTATTAAAGACAAAACCTTACAAGGAACTTTAATTGCTCATTACAATACCGAAAAAAAGATGGTAACCATAGACCCTGAAGAACTTGTTATTGGTGGTGATGAGTTTATCATCGGGGCAAAGATAGATTTGGCAAAAAACGAATCGGCTTTTGCCATAGACATTAGGGCTGATCAAATCTTGTATAAAAACATTGCGTTATTACTTTCTCCAAACATCTCTTCAAAACTGCTAAAATTTGCCATCGACAAGCCAATTGACATCATTGGGCATATTATTGATGATGGCAGCAAAACTGGAAAAGACCCATTAATTGATGTCAGGATGAATGTGAAAGACAACGTTGTCACCATTCCATCAGGACAATTAACTAACTGCAATTTCACTGGTACTTTTACAAATAAAGACACGGTTGGTCATCCGATAGGAGATGAAAACTCTGCCATTAAATTTTACGGGTTAACTGCCGATTATTACAACGCCCCGATAAAAGTTGATACCTTTTTGGTGAGTAATTTGGCCAGACCAATTGCAACAGGCTTCATCACCTCTCAATTTCCTTTAGAAAAACTAAATAGTTCAATTGGCGGGGAGACCTTCAATTTTAAAAATGGCACTGCCGATGTTCGTTTATATTGCAAGGCTGATATAGATAATTTCACTTTTACTAAACCCACCTTAACAGGATTTGTAGACATCAAGAATGCAGACATCACCTACATTCCTCGTAATTTGACCTTGATAAATAGTTCTTTGACCTTAAATTTTAATCAGAAGGATTTAAACATAACTGGAAGTAGGTTTCAGCTTGGAAAAAGTGTGTTAAATATGAATTGTTCAATTCAGAATTTCCTCAATTTCTATTATACTGACCCAGAAAAGATTTTGGTAAAGTTGAACATGAATAGTCCGCAATTGAACTTAGGTGAATTTATGTCGTTTTTAGGGCAAAGGAAAACGGTTAAGCGCAAACCTAGCTCTAAGAATGCTGTCAAGGAAGTATCAGACCAACTGAGTGCTGTTCTGGAAGCAGCTAAGGTTCAAATTCTATTAAATGTAAACAAGGCGATATATAAACGTTTTGTGGCAAATAACTTAAAGGCGGATGTTTCTTTGCTTAATGACGGGATTTACTTCAATAAAATAAATGTGAGTCACGCTGGTGGAAACTTGAACTTAACAGGCAACGTTAAACAGCTTGGCGCTATTAACAAGTTTACCATCAACTCTGTTATCAGCAAAGTAAATGTAAAGGAGTTCTTTTACGCTTTTGATAATTTCGGACAAACATCTATTACCAATCAAAACCTAAAAGGATATTTATCTGCCAAGGTAAATGCTTCTGGTAGTATGACCGATAAAGGCCAAGTAGTTTCGAGGGCTATGTATGGGCAGGTTATTTTTAACCTCAGTAATGCTGCCTTAATGGGATTTGAGCCTTTACAAAAAGTCCAAAAACTAGCTTTTGCCAATAGAGACTTCTCTAACATTACCATTGATAATTTAGATGGCACCTTTACTTTGAATGGAGATAGAGTATTGATTAGTCCGATGCAAGTGAATACAAGTGTTTTAAACTTTAACATGCAAGGTATTTATGGTTTAGGTGCAGGAACTGATATTGCAATGGATATCCCCCTTAGAAATCCTAAAAAAGACGAAGGGATAACTGATAAGGAAGAAAAGAAAATTGCCAGAATGAAGGGCATCGTTTTACATCTAAAAGCAATTGACGATGGTAAGGGTGGAATAAAAGTGAGATGGAATAAGGATCATGATTAG
- a CDS encoding ABC transporter ATPase, whose protein sequence is MIFSPQSKVWIYQSNRQFTPTEAAEIQQKLDAFTAQWTAHGHQLKAKAEIPYNFFIVLTVDQDAASATGCSIDSSVRIIKEIENTYNVDLFNRFNMAYKINDEVHVAPKEDFETLITIKQIGPQTIVFNNLVQTRAEFEAKWEVAIEDSWHKNIFAEQLSA, encoded by the coding sequence ATGATTTTTTCTCCACAATCTAAAGTTTGGATCTACCAAAGTAACCGTCAGTTTACACCAACAGAAGCTGCCGAAATACAGCAAAAACTAGATGCATTTACAGCACAGTGGACCGCTCATGGCCATCAATTAAAAGCCAAGGCAGAAATCCCATATAACTTCTTTATTGTTTTAACGGTAGACCAAGATGCTGCCTCGGCAACAGGCTGTTCTATCGATTCTTCTGTAAGGATAATCAAGGAAATTGAAAACACTTATAACGTAGATTTATTTAACCGTTTTAACATGGCTTATAAAATCAACGATGAAGTGCATGTTGCACCTAAGGAAGATTTCGAGACTTTAATTACAATCAAACAGATTGGTCCGCAAACCATTGTTTTTAACAACCTAGTTCAAACACGAGCCGAATTTGAGGCTAAATGGGAAGTAGCGATAGAAGATAGCTGGCATAAAAACATCTTTGCAGAGCAGTTAAGCGCTTAA
- a CDS encoding DUF3050 domain-containing protein, with translation MKGIFAPYMNENLIRLQKAIAPLREEIINHKVYAAIKEIDDLKIFMQYHVFAVWDFMSLLKSLQINLTCTSIPWFPKGSADTRYLINEIVAGEESDVDSNGVRKSHFELYLNAMKQCGADTKQIEVFIEHVKENGDLSLAFNVAAVQPKAREFVEYTFETINSNKDHIQSAVFTFGREDLIPNMFISIVNDIHQNFPESISEFKYYLERHIEVDGDHHSHLALEMTANLCGNDEQKWLEAEKATLQSLQKRINLWDGVLEGIMERKLAEV, from the coding sequence ATGAAGGGTATATTTGCGCCCTATATGAATGAGAACTTAATAAGACTTCAAAAAGCAATAGCACCTTTAAGAGAAGAAATTATAAACCATAAAGTTTATGCAGCAATTAAGGAAATAGACGATCTTAAAATCTTTATGCAATACCATGTTTTTGCAGTTTGGGATTTCATGTCGTTGTTAAAGTCTTTGCAAATTAATTTAACATGTACTTCTATTCCTTGGTTTCCAAAAGGGTCGGCAGATACAAGATACCTTATCAATGAAATTGTAGCTGGAGAAGAATCTGATGTTGACAGTAATGGTGTCAGGAAAAGTCACTTCGAACTTTATTTGAATGCCATGAAACAATGCGGTGCAGATACAAAACAAATTGAAGTATTTATTGAGCATGTGAAAGAAAATGGTGATTTATCATTGGCATTTAATGTAGCTGCGGTTCAACCTAAAGCAAGAGAGTTTGTTGAATATACCTTTGAAACGATAAACAGCAATAAGGATCATATTCAATCGGCTGTTTTTACTTTTGGTAGGGAAGACCTTATCCCGAATATGTTCATTTCAATAGTGAATGATATTCATCAGAACTTTCCCGAGAGCATTTCAGAATTCAAATACTACTTAGAAAGACACATTGAAGTAGATGGCGATCATCATAGTCACCTAGCCCTTGAAATGACTGCAAATCTATGTGGTAATGATGAGCAGAAATGGCTTGAGGCTGAAAAAGCAACCTTACAATCTCTTCAAAAACGCATCAACTTATGGGATGGTGTTTTAGAAGGAATTATGGAGAGGAAGTTAGCGGAAGTTTAG
- a CDS encoding (Fe-S)-binding protein, with protein sequence MEFKVPTMAELMAMGEEPEILFWVGCAGSYDERAQKITRDICKILHHVGIKYAVLGTEESCTGDPAKRAGNEFLFQMQAMTNIEVLNGYNIKKIVTGCPHCFNTIKNEYPGLGGTYEVIHHTQLIQDLINEGKLKAEGGESFKGKKITFHDPCYLGRGNGVYEAPRKALEVLDAQLVEMKRCKSNGLCCGAGGAQMFKEPEKGAKDINIERIEEALETQPEVIAAGCPFCMTMLSDGVKLKDKDQEIKVLDIAEITARANGL encoded by the coding sequence ATGGAATTCAAAGTACCAACAATGGCCGAATTAATGGCTATGGGCGAAGAGCCTGAAATATTATTCTGGGTAGGATGTGCTGGAAGTTATGATGAAAGGGCGCAGAAAATCACTCGTGATATTTGCAAGATTCTACATCATGTAGGAATTAAATATGCGGTGTTGGGAACCGAAGAAAGTTGCACTGGGGATCCGGCTAAAAGAGCGGGGAACGAATTTCTATTCCAAATGCAAGCGATGACTAATATTGAAGTCTTAAACGGCTACAACATCAAAAAAATCGTAACTGGTTGCCCACATTGTTTCAATACCATTAAAAATGAATACCCTGGTTTAGGTGGCACTTACGAAGTGATACACCATACACAACTTATCCAAGATTTAATTAATGAAGGCAAGTTAAAAGCCGAAGGTGGCGAGAGCTTTAAAGGCAAAAAAATTACTTTCCATGACCCTTGTTATTTAGGTCGTGGTAATGGTGTTTATGAAGCACCTAGAAAAGCCTTAGAAGTTTTGGATGCTCAATTGGTAGAAATGAAACGCTGCAAAAGCAATGGTCTTTGCTGTGGTGCTGGTGGTGCTCAAATGTTCAAAGAGCCAGAAAAAGGGGCTAAAGACATTAACATCGAAAGAATAGAAGAAGCACTGGAAACCCAACCAGAAGTTATTGCTGCTGGTTGTCCGTTTTGTATGACAATGTTAAGCGATGGGGTTAAATTAAAAGATAAAGACCAAGAAATTAAGGTTTTAGATATCGCGGAGATTACAGCGAGAGCGAATGGGTTGTAA
- a CDS encoding (Fe-S)-binding protein → MVAQIIFILITLAGVGLFSFNARKVIRNIKIGRPANRNDQPAKRFMTMLKVAFGQTKMAVRPIPFLLHLVVYLGFVIINLEVLEIMIDGIFGTHRVFAGLGGFYDFLIGSFEFLALGVWLACAIFLIRRNVLKLKRFSGVEMKSWPKSDANYILITEILLMSAFLLMNASDAKLQALKEGHYISAGAFPVSAYLQGLLPSSAASLIMTERVCWWFHIIGIFAFLNYLPYSKHFHILFAFPNTYFSNLEPKGEFTNMASVTNEVKAMLDPSFVPAETAPGKFGAKDVNDLSWINLMNAYTCTECGRCTSVCPANMTGKLLSPRKIMMDTRDRLEEVGKNIDKHGADHQDGKSLLDDYITREEIWACTSCNACTEACPINIDPLAIIVDLRRYAVMEESVAPGSINAMLGNVENNGAPWKYSPADRLNWAEQG, encoded by the coding sequence ATGGTAGCACAAATTATTTTTATCCTTATTACCTTGGCAGGAGTTGGCTTATTTAGCTTTAACGCCCGCAAAGTTATCCGTAATATCAAAATCGGCAGACCAGCAAATCGTAATGATCAGCCTGCAAAAAGGTTCATGACGATGCTAAAGGTTGCTTTCGGGCAGACCAAAATGGCGGTTAGACCAATCCCTTTTTTATTACACTTGGTAGTTTATTTGGGCTTTGTGATCATCAATCTCGAAGTGTTAGAGATTATGATTGATGGTATTTTTGGCACTCACCGAGTTTTTGCTGGTTTAGGTGGTTTTTATGACTTCCTGATTGGCTCATTTGAGTTTTTGGCTTTAGGTGTTTGGCTGGCTTGTGCTATCTTCTTAATCCGCAGAAATGTTTTAAAGTTGAAACGTTTCAGTGGTGTAGAAATGAAATCATGGCCAAAGTCTGATGCGAATTATATCCTAATTACTGAAATTCTATTGATGTCTGCATTTTTATTAATGAATGCATCAGATGCTAAACTACAAGCTTTAAAAGAAGGACATTACATTAGTGCTGGGGCATTTCCTGTAAGTGCTTACTTGCAAGGCCTATTGCCTAGCAGCGCCGCCAGTTTAATCATGACTGAAAGAGTTTGTTGGTGGTTCCACATCATTGGCATATTTGCATTTTTAAATTACCTACCCTACTCTAAACACTTCCATATTTTATTCGCTTTTCCAAACACTTATTTTTCAAATTTGGAGCCAAAGGGCGAATTTACCAATATGGCTAGTGTAACTAATGAAGTAAAGGCAATGCTTGATCCATCGTTTGTCCCTGCAGAAACTGCACCTGGCAAATTTGGCGCTAAAGATGTGAATGATTTAAGCTGGATCAATTTAATGAATGCTTATACTTGCACAGAATGTGGCAGGTGTACCTCGGTTTGTCCAGCTAACATGACAGGTAAACTATTATCGCCACGCAAAATCATGATGGATACCCGCGATCGCTTAGAGGAAGTGGGTAAAAACATAGATAAACACGGAGCCGACCACCAAGATGGAAAATCTTTGTTAGACGATTATATCACTCGTGAAGAAATTTGGGCTTGTACGAGCTGTAATGCTTGCACAGAAGCTTGTCCGATTAACATAGATCCATTGGCTATCATTGTAGATTTAAGAAGATATGCTGTTATGGAAGAATCAGTTGCCCCAGGAAGTATTAACGCCATGCTGGGTAACGTAGAGAACAATGGCGCTCCTTGGAAATATTCTCCTGCAGATAGGTTGAATTGGGCGGAGCAGGGTTAG